One stretch of Segatella copri DNA includes these proteins:
- the tgt gene encoding tRNA guanosine(34) transglycosylase Tgt, whose protein sequence is MKFELQVTDKASDARTGIITTDHGQIKTPIFMPVGTVGSVKGVHFEELKKQVMAQIILGNTYHLYLRPGLDVIRAAGGLHKFNGWDRPILTDSGGFQVFSLTGIRKLKEEGCEFRSHIDGSKHFFTPENVMDTERIIGADIMMAFDECPPGQSDYQYAKNSLMLTQRWLDRCIKRFNETEPLYGYQQSLFPIVQGCTFPDLRREAAKYIADKGADGNAIGGLAVGEPTEVMYEMIEVVNEILPKDKPRYLMGVGTPQNILEAIERGVDMFDCVMPTRNGRNAMLFTYQGTMNMRNKKWEKDFSPVDPDGCDIDLVTTKAYLHHLFKAQELLAMQIASIHNLSFYLRLVTDARHHIEQGDFVAWKNSIIDQLGRRI, encoded by the coding sequence ATGAAATTTGAATTACAAGTAACAGATAAAGCAAGCGATGCGCGTACAGGCATCATCACCACCGACCACGGACAGATCAAGACCCCAATCTTCATGCCCGTAGGAACCGTAGGAAGCGTGAAGGGCGTCCACTTCGAGGAACTCAAGAAGCAGGTCATGGCACAGATTATCCTCGGAAACACCTATCACCTCTACCTGCGCCCAGGTCTTGACGTCATCAGGGCAGCAGGCGGACTGCACAAGTTCAACGGCTGGGACCGTCCTATCCTCACCGATAGCGGCGGCTTCCAGGTCTTCTCGCTCACCGGCATCCGCAAGCTCAAGGAAGAAGGCTGCGAGTTCCGCTCCCACATCGACGGCAGCAAGCACTTCTTCACACCGGAGAACGTGATGGACACCGAGCGCATCATCGGAGCCGACATCATGATGGCCTTCGATGAATGTCCACCGGGACAGAGCGATTACCAGTACGCCAAGAATAGCCTCATGCTCACCCAGCGCTGGCTAGACCGCTGCATCAAGCGGTTCAACGAAACCGAGCCCCTCTACGGCTATCAGCAGAGCCTCTTCCCTATCGTTCAGGGCTGCACCTTCCCGGACCTGCGCCGCGAAGCAGCCAAATACATTGCCGACAAGGGAGCCGACGGAAATGCCATCGGCGGACTTGCCGTAGGAGAGCCTACCGAGGTGATGTATGAGATGATAGAAGTAGTGAACGAAATCCTGCCGAAAGACAAGCCGAGATATCTGATGGGCGTAGGAACCCCGCAGAACATCCTCGAAGCCATCGAGCGCGGCGTAGACATGTTCGACTGCGTAATGCCGACCCGCAACGGCCGCAACGCCATGCTCTTCACCTATCAGGGCACGATGAATATGCGCAACAAGAAGTGGGAGAAAGATTTCAGTCCGGTAGATCCAGACGGCTGCGACATCGACCTCGTAACCACGAAGGCCTACCTCCACCACCTCTTCAAGGCCCAGGAGCTGCTGGCGATGCAGATAGCCAGCATCCACAACCTCTCTTTCTATCTGCGCCTCGTGACCGATGCCCGCCATCATATCGAGCAGGGCGATTTCGTGGCATGGAAGAATTCCATCATCGACCAGCTTGGCCGAAGAATTTAA